Proteins co-encoded in one Oncorhynchus kisutch isolate 150728-3 linkage group LG1, Okis_V2, whole genome shotgun sequence genomic window:
- the LOC116374027 gene encoding ly6/PLAUR domain-containing protein 1-like, with protein sequence MQSFVLLASLCGCVLCSVWPYQMQCYHCEETLLDNDCSAPKFIVNCTANIQNACQKEVIVGENGVIYRKACASFSTCLIVSAGYQSFCVPGRVGSVCISCCNTPLCNGPRPPRISLAPSHPPTRPTALLLIIITVSMATLP encoded by the exons ATGCAATCGTTTGTTCTCCTCGCTTCTCTGTGTGGATGCGTCCTTTGCTCAG TCTGGCCTTATCAGATGCAGTGTTACCACTGTGAAGAGACTCTGTTGGACAATGACTGTTCAGCTCCAAAGTTCATTGTCAACTGCACAGCAAACATCCAGAATGCCTGTCAGAAGGAGGTGATTGTGGGTGAAAATG GTGTGATTTACAGGAAGGCCTGTGCCTCCTTCTCCACCTGTCTGATTGTTTCAGCAGGGTATCAGTCTTTCTGTGTCCCAGGTCGGGTGGGCTCTGTCTGCATTAGCTGCTGTAACACCCCCCTCTGCAACGGACCCCGCCCCCCAAGGATCTCCCTGGCCCCCAGCCATCCCCCCACCAGACCCACTGcgctcctcctcatcatcatcactgtTTCCATGGCAACACTGCCCTAA